The Bombus fervidus isolate BK054 chromosome 3, iyBomFerv1, whole genome shotgun sequence genome includes a window with the following:
- the LOC139985946 gene encoding uncharacterized protein isoform X2 has product MRAVHRGHGNVESRAWRVLRGSNVLTCARVPSRETRRTEFEQSSRGKSDHLITRDRIMISRQCFNSRVALTIVGDSSSMHSPCRHPVDEQLPTTSPV; this is encoded by the exons ATGCGGGCCGTCCATCGCGGACACGGCAACGTCGAAAGCAGGGCGTGGCGCGTTCTTCGTGGATCTAATG TTTTGACGTGCGCGCGCGTTCCCTCGAGAGAGACCAGGAGAACTGAGTTCGAGCAGTCGTCTCGTGGAAAAAGTGACCATTTAATAACTCGGGATCGAATTATGATATCAAG gCAGTGTTTTAATAGTCGAGTGGCGCTTACCATCGTCGGTGATTCGTCAAGCATGCATTCGCCTTGTAGACACCCGGTAGACGAGCAACTACCCAC